From bacterium, the proteins below share one genomic window:
- a CDS encoding type 4a pilus biogenesis protein PilO codes for MANSKKTLIVIALCLAVCVVYLFFFFQPKKVEIADLQVSLEKKRADMAEKQRIARDLGKFDRQVEELNLRLQQSLAQLPNEKEVSEILRLIAQLANISGIEMTAFTVMPEIRKALYAEVPIEIKLAGGFHNIAIFLDKVSKQDRIINISNLKLGEPQIVNGDTIVVATCTATAFRFLPGQADAPAPGGAS; via the coding sequence ATGGCGAATTCCAAAAAAACGCTGATCGTGATCGCGCTTTGTCTGGCGGTGTGCGTCGTCTATCTGTTCTTCTTCTTCCAGCCGAAGAAGGTGGAGATCGCCGACTTGCAGGTGTCGCTCGAGAAAAAACGCGCCGACATGGCCGAAAAGCAGCGCATCGCCCGCGATCTCGGAAAATTCGACCGCCAGGTCGAAGAGCTGAACCTGCGCCTGCAACAGTCGCTTGCGCAACTTCCCAACGAGAAGGAAGTTTCGGAGATCCTGCGACTGATCGCGCAGCTCGCGAACATCTCGGGCATCGAAATGACGGCCTTTACCGTCATGCCCGAGATCCGCAAGGCGTTGTACGCGGAGGTGCCCATCGAGATCAAGCTCGCGGGCGGCTTCCACAACATCGCGATCTTCCTCGACAAGGTCAGCAAGCAGGATCGCATCATCAACATCTCCAACCTCAAGCTCGGAGAGCCCCAGATCGTGAACGGAGACACCATCGTCGTCGCCACGTGCACGGCCACGGCCTTCCGCTTCCTCCCCGGGCAGGCGGACGCGCCGGCGCCGGGAGGCGCATCATGA